A stretch of the Thiomicrospira pelophila DSM 1534 genome encodes the following:
- the aat gene encoding leucyl/phenylalanyl-tRNA--protein transferase, whose translation MRSYPDHLPIWIDDSLPPHFPPTHLALDEPNGLLAVGVEKLTPEWMLESYTQGIFPWSGDDEPITWWTPNPRAVLFTDQVKISKSLRKTLNSEKFTVSFDQAFLDVVKACATTTRPGQDGTWIRQDMQQALLQLHQSGNAHSVEVWYQDQLVGGLYGLSVGQMFFGESMFALMSDASKVALVTLCQQLKAWNWPMIDCQMETDHLKSLGATTLAREEFEAIIHQQTALVVEPHPWKVKPI comes from the coding sequence ATGAGAAGTTACCCTGACCACCTACCTATTTGGATTGATGACTCGCTCCCACCGCATTTTCCCCCCACTCATTTAGCGTTGGATGAGCCAAATGGTTTATTAGCGGTTGGGGTTGAAAAACTCACCCCCGAGTGGATGTTGGAAAGCTATACACAAGGCATCTTTCCTTGGTCGGGAGACGATGAACCTATCACTTGGTGGACACCCAACCCGCGTGCGGTGCTGTTTACCGACCAGGTCAAAATCAGTAAAAGCCTGCGCAAAACCCTTAACTCTGAGAAGTTCACGGTCAGCTTTGACCAGGCTTTTTTAGACGTAGTAAAAGCTTGCGCAACCACCACCAGGCCTGGTCAGGACGGTACGTGGATTCGCCAGGATATGCAGCAAGCTTTGCTACAACTTCATCAAAGTGGGAATGCACATTCGGTTGAAGTTTGGTATCAGGATCAATTGGTTGGCGGCTTATATGGTTTAAGTGTCGGCCAAATGTTCTTTGGCGAATCCATGTTTGCGTTGATGTCGGATGCCTCCAAAGTCGCCTTAGTGACGTTATGCCAGCAACTTAAAGCCTGGAACTGGCCGATGATTGACTGCCAGATGGAAACAGACCATCTCAAAAGTTTAGGTGCAACCACGCTGGCGCGTGAAGAGTTTGAAGCCATTATTCACCAACAAACCGCACTCGTGGTCGAACCTCATCCGTGGAAAGTTAAGCCTATATAA